One genomic segment of Brevibacillus laterosporus LMG 15441 includes these proteins:
- the glmS gene encoding glutamine--fructose-6-phosphate transaminase (isomerizing), giving the protein MCGIVGYIGSKQAQDIVIGGLRKLEYRGYDSAGVAVMTEQGLDHAKSKGRIATLEERLRDRPLAGMAGIGHTRWATHGKPSDENSHPHLDKTHKFAVVHNGIIENYLTIKEELIAKGYEFLSETDTEVIAHLLSDLYNGDIVATVRKAIQKMRGAYALGIMTEHEPDKLIAVRLASPLIVGIGEGEAFIGSDIPAILEHTRDMYILNEGEMAVLTRDNIQLTVAETGEPVERDIFHVDWDLVQAEKDGYDSFMLKEIHEQPKAMRDTIGSRIDLETKRVLLPEMKMTPEELATFDRMYIVACGTSMHAGLIGKEVIEKLTRIPVEVAIASEFRYRDPIFTDKTLVVVISQSGETADTLAALREAKKQGVKVMAVSNVVGSSVAREADEVIYTWAGPEVAVASTKAYTCQSLALYLFALYLAQVKGTQTDAQIAEIVDHLLEIPTQTANILEMEEGLRKVATSVTKDVQNLFFIGRGLDYAVTLEGSLKLKEISYIHSEAYAAGELKHGTLALIEENVPVIALATQPDLFDKTVSNIVEVKARGAYTLGLAFEGDTELEKTVDEVVYVPRTLPILSPVLTVIPLQLLAYFASTARGLDVDKPRNLAKSVTVE; this is encoded by the coding sequence ATGTGCGGAATCGTTGGATATATTGGAAGTAAACAGGCGCAGGATATCGTTATTGGAGGTCTGCGTAAGCTGGAATATCGTGGGTATGACTCTGCAGGTGTAGCAGTAATGACGGAGCAAGGTTTGGATCATGCAAAATCCAAGGGACGGATTGCTACGTTAGAAGAGCGCCTAAGAGACAGACCGCTAGCGGGAATGGCTGGAATTGGCCATACTCGTTGGGCAACACACGGAAAGCCTTCCGATGAAAATTCTCATCCTCATTTAGACAAAACGCATAAATTTGCAGTTGTTCATAATGGGATTATTGAAAATTACCTGACTATCAAGGAAGAATTGATAGCAAAAGGATATGAGTTCCTGTCTGAAACAGATACAGAGGTCATCGCTCATCTATTGTCCGACCTATATAATGGCGATATCGTAGCTACAGTGCGTAAGGCTATACAAAAAATGCGCGGTGCCTATGCCCTTGGTATCATGACAGAGCACGAACCAGATAAATTAATTGCGGTACGTTTAGCAAGTCCACTCATCGTGGGTATTGGTGAAGGGGAAGCGTTTATTGGCTCTGACATCCCGGCTATTTTGGAGCATACGCGTGATATGTACATTTTAAATGAAGGTGAAATGGCTGTTTTAACTCGCGATAACATCCAGTTGACAGTGGCAGAGACAGGCGAGCCTGTGGAGCGTGACATTTTCCATGTGGATTGGGACTTGGTGCAAGCAGAGAAGGACGGCTATGACTCCTTTATGTTAAAAGAGATTCATGAGCAGCCAAAAGCAATGCGAGATACAATTGGCTCCCGTATTGATTTGGAAACCAAGCGTGTGCTACTGCCTGAGATGAAAATGACTCCAGAAGAGTTAGCTACTTTTGACAGAATGTATATCGTAGCATGCGGTACTTCGATGCATGCTGGATTAATCGGGAAAGAAGTCATTGAGAAGCTGACACGCATTCCTGTCGAGGTAGCGATCGCTTCAGAATTTAGATATCGTGACCCGATCTTCACAGATAAGACGTTAGTGGTTGTTATCAGTCAATCAGGAGAAACAGCAGATACACTCGCGGCTCTGCGTGAAGCGAAGAAACAAGGCGTTAAAGTAATGGCAGTCAGCAACGTAGTAGGAAGCTCAGTAGCTCGTGAAGCAGATGAGGTTATCTACACTTGGGCAGGCCCAGAGGTAGCGGTTGCTTCTACAAAAGCTTATACATGCCAAAGCTTGGCTCTGTATCTGTTTGCGCTTTATCTTGCACAGGTAAAAGGCACACAAACAGATGCACAAATCGCTGAGATTGTCGATCACCTATTAGAAATTCCAACTCAAACAGCTAACATTCTAGAAATGGAAGAGGGTCTACGCAAGGTAGCTACTTCTGTAACAAAGGATGTTCAAAACCTGTTCTTCATCGGACGAGGTCTCGACTATGCTGTGACGCTGGAAGGCTCCCTGAAGCTAAAAGAGATTTCTTACATTCATTCCGAAGCTTACGCAGCGGGTGAACTAAAACACGGTACCCTAGCTCTCATTGAAGAGAATGTACCAGTGATCGCACTGGCTACCCAGCCAGACCTATTTGACAAGACGGTTTCCAACATCGTTGAGGTCAAAGCCCGCGGCGCCTACACGCTAGGTCTCGCGTTTGAAGGAGATACAGAATTGGAGAAAACAGTGGATGAAGTGGTATATGTGCCACGCACACTGCCGATCCTGTCTCCTGTATTAACTGTCATTCCATTGCAATTGCTTGCTTACTTTGCGTCTACAGCTCGTGGCTTGGATGTGGATAAACCACGGAACTTGGCTAAGAGTGTGACGGTGGAGTAG
- a CDS encoding helix-turn-helix domain-containing protein, translating to MSVSLTFTTLGELIKKKRVEIGISLSEVSRVTGISKGVISKIESGETKSPELRTLKPIADILKIPYEDIIEYSIQVERRYGLYDDFLSEAIEISNPSLINKVAIKFLENIRKETCSSLDFLYTLANTSTNNDAKVTLYTTIVAYARVHGLPYYIAKGLYQKYLIEREDLKRLEESFIVGEEVLHYVDFLSQEEKIIFYFRMSLHAHNIKKYDRCIELGRTGYNLDLGTSMLKQRVIYAMINSFIHTGDFQSAEKHLEMSESLDYTFIEERSKFIRANIYFGKGEYGKSIPILQECLLEATDDTRVHILNDLMESFFKLGELESIQTLLDTEEKSICLGVKTPHKHREIGRFFKLKGAWQVEIGKYNDAISSYLRSMVSYEQINSNEDIHHTIGEILSIHYLYQKPIDLDLLGKLVEVYNVINKKSNDKKVVV from the coding sequence ATGAGTGTAAGTTTAACTTTCACAACATTGGGGGAACTGATAAAGAAAAAAAGAGTGGAAATAGGCATCAGTTTGTCAGAAGTGTCCAGAGTAACTGGGATCAGTAAAGGGGTTATTTCTAAAATAGAAAGTGGTGAAACAAAAAGTCCAGAGTTGAGGACTTTGAAACCTATCGCAGATATTTTAAAAATTCCTTATGAAGACATAATTGAATATAGCATCCAGGTAGAACGCCGTTATGGATTATATGATGATTTTTTATCAGAGGCTATTGAAATTTCCAATCCTTCTTTGATTAATAAAGTAGCAATCAAATTCCTAGAAAACATTAGGAAAGAAACATGCTCATCGTTAGACTTTTTGTATACACTTGCAAACACTAGTACGAACAACGATGCAAAGGTAACTCTTTATACCACTATTGTTGCGTACGCCAGAGTGCATGGACTGCCCTATTACATAGCCAAAGGGTTATATCAAAAATACTTAATTGAGAGAGAAGATTTAAAACGTTTGGAAGAATCGTTTATAGTAGGAGAAGAAGTTCTGCACTATGTTGATTTTCTTTCCCAAGAAGAAAAGATAATATTCTATTTTAGAATGTCGTTACATGCTCATAACATAAAAAAATATGACAGATGCATTGAACTTGGTCGAACAGGATACAATTTAGATTTAGGGACAAGTATGCTTAAGCAAAGAGTAATTTATGCAATGATCAACTCTTTTATTCATACTGGAGATTTTCAGTCCGCAGAGAAGCATTTAGAAATGTCGGAAAGTTTAGATTATACATTCATTGAGGAGCGTTCTAAATTCATAAGAGCTAACATATATTTTGGAAAAGGTGAGTATGGAAAATCAATTCCAATTCTTCAAGAGTGTTTATTAGAGGCTACAGATGATACTCGTGTTCATATCTTAAATGACTTGATGGAATCATTTTTTAAGTTGGGAGAGTTAGAATCAATACAGACATTATTAGATACAGAAGAAAAGTCAATTTGCTTGGGTGTGAAAACACCTCACAAACATCGAGAAATAGGAAGATTTTTTAAACTAAAAGGCGCTTGGCAAGTCGAAATAGGAAAATATAATGATGCAATATCCTCTTATTTAAGGAGTATGGTTTCTTATGAGCAAATTAACTCCAATGAAGATATCCATCATACTATAGGCGAAATTTTATCAATACATTATTTATATCAGAAACCAATTGATTTAGACCTTTTAGGGAAGTTGGTTGAGGTTTATAATGTCATCAACAAGAAGTCTAATGATAAAAAGGTGGTAGTGTAA
- a CDS encoding aspartyl-phosphate phosphatase Spo0E family protein, with translation MKTENSQLENDLQKLIELLRKELEMLYYRKGSFIHPAVLQMSQQLDEYIVIFEKIRH, from the coding sequence ATGAAAACAGAAAATTCTCAACTCGAAAATGATTTACAGAAGCTTATTGAACTCCTCCGTAAAGAATTAGAGATGTTGTATTACAGAAAAGGCTCATTTATACACCCTGCCGTACTTCAAATGAGTCAGCAATTAGATGAGTACATTGTAATTTTTGAGAAGATTAGACACTAG
- a CDS encoding SRPBCC family protein, with amino-acid sequence MTPNSESKELVITREIHAPRELVFQVWTEAEHLKHWWGPKGFEISVKHLDFREGGFFHYSMQAPGGSRMWGKFVYQEIKAPEKIVWINCFSDEAGNIVRPPFSDLIPLEIRNKVTMSDNNGTTQITLYSRPINATEEERNFFEGMFDSMKQGFGGTFDQLEQYLSEEKN; translated from the coding sequence ATGACGCCCAACTCGGAAAGCAAAGAGTTAGTAATAACGCGTGAGATTCATGCGCCACGCGAACTTGTATTCCAAGTATGGACTGAAGCAGAGCACCTGAAGCACTGGTGGGGGCCGAAAGGGTTTGAAATAAGTGTAAAGCATCTCGATTTTCGTGAGGGCGGATTTTTCCACTACAGTATGCAAGCTCCTGGTGGCAGTCGAATGTGGGGTAAATTTGTGTACCAGGAGATCAAGGCTCCCGAGAAGATTGTCTGGATCAACTGCTTTTCGGATGAGGCAGGAAACATTGTCAGGCCTCCATTCAGTGATTTGATCCCGCTCGAAATCCGAAATAAGGTAACGATGAGCGATAATAATGGTACAACCCAAATAACCCTTTACAGCCGACCGATCAATGCTACTGAAGAAGAGCGCAACTTCTTTGAGGGGATGTTCGATTCCATGAAGCAGGGCTTCGGGGGGACCTTTGATCAGCTTGAACAATATTTGTCGGAGGAAAAAAACTAG
- a CDS encoding helix-turn-helix transcriptional regulator — MKIDVNQLAEHLAHIPFQVEGVYRYAKNPGVPYAEYTDSFPGFVFPLTGKVQFQFNGTPYIFSPGKVVHGGARMKLAQKMFGNTNWEYILVLYRIYNSELEETSFSHQHFELSTGQSPRLIELIMRLWHVYNQPGGISMFQTEMLFRDVLNETLLCVVNRQNSCESQTLFERVSHYIHEYYDQSLTIASLAEQHNVNRNRLSYVFKRHAGMGPAEYILKHRINMAQEMLFTSGASVQQIAQTVGIADPFYFSRVFKKQLGISPTEYREKFINNPC; from the coding sequence GTGAAAATCGATGTTAATCAGTTAGCGGAGCATTTGGCACACATTCCTTTTCAAGTAGAAGGAGTATATCGATATGCGAAAAATCCAGGTGTACCTTACGCTGAATATACAGATTCTTTTCCTGGGTTTGTGTTTCCACTTACAGGGAAGGTACAATTTCAATTTAATGGAACGCCTTATATCTTTTCGCCAGGAAAAGTTGTGCATGGCGGTGCAAGAATGAAACTAGCTCAAAAAATGTTCGGTAACACAAACTGGGAATATATCCTTGTTTTATACCGGATATATAACTCAGAACTAGAAGAGACAAGCTTTTCCCATCAGCATTTTGAATTATCAACGGGTCAATCTCCTCGTCTGATTGAATTAATTATGCGCCTTTGGCATGTGTATAATCAGCCTGGTGGCATATCGATGTTTCAGACCGAAATGCTGTTTCGTGATGTACTGAATGAAACCTTATTATGTGTTGTGAATAGGCAGAATAGCTGTGAATCACAAACTTTGTTCGAACGGGTATCTCATTATATTCATGAATACTATGATCAAAGCCTTACAATAGCATCGCTTGCAGAACAACATAACGTGAATCGAAATCGACTGTCTTATGTATTTAAAAGACATGCAGGTATGGGACCAGCGGAATACATATTAAAACATCGTATAAACATGGCGCAAGAAATGCTATTTACAAGTGGAGCGTCTGTACAACAAATTGCGCAAACGGTTGGAATTGCTGACCCGTTTTATTTTAGTAGAGTGTTCAAGAAACAACTTGGTATCTCTCCTACTGAATATCGAGAGAAGTTCATCAATAATCCATGCTAA
- a CDS encoding ABC transporter substrate-binding protein, producing MQKMKGLLISMLLVAGILGGCNETPAENKGSTTEGASTTAGKVDTTEWPRTFKDALGKEIVIEKQPENIASLWYFYPEILIALGEPPAASTEKEYLSSLTYLKGKLDSADELGEKLSPNIEKILSIEPDIILATENHEKMYDSLGKIAPVITLKSKDIYDDWQYGLRTVAEIIGKEDEAEKVIDKMMKEITTGREALKSIEGESVALILSWDGKTFNVLGEGNPVYILAFDKEKGLGLTPDHIFKGTTNKFTTFEGISTVEADHIFLIGDITKKEKLMNDLKQSNVWNNLNAVKKRNVHLMDVSAITGGPLAIEYALQNITSALRKL from the coding sequence ATGCAAAAGATGAAAGGCCTGCTAATCTCCATGTTATTAGTAGCAGGCATACTGGGAGGTTGTAATGAAACACCTGCTGAAAATAAAGGATCAACGACAGAAGGCGCATCTACAACAGCAGGTAAGGTAGATACAACTGAATGGCCAAGAACATTTAAGGATGCCTTAGGTAAAGAAATTGTTATTGAGAAACAACCAGAGAATATTGCTTCATTATGGTATTTTTATCCTGAAATACTAATTGCATTAGGTGAGCCGCCTGCTGCTTCTACTGAAAAAGAGTATCTATCTTCTTTAACCTATTTAAAAGGAAAGCTGGATTCTGCTGATGAATTAGGAGAAAAATTATCACCTAATATTGAAAAAATCCTATCGATAGAGCCTGACATTATTTTAGCAACTGAGAATCATGAAAAAATGTATGATTCACTAGGAAAGATTGCGCCAGTCATTACGTTAAAATCCAAGGACATCTATGACGATTGGCAATATGGACTCCGTACAGTAGCCGAGATTATTGGAAAAGAAGATGAAGCGGAAAAAGTCATTGATAAAATGATGAAAGAAATCACAACTGGGCGCGAAGCATTAAAATCGATTGAAGGAGAGTCAGTAGCCCTTATATTGTCGTGGGATGGAAAAACGTTTAATGTCCTAGGTGAAGGAAATCCGGTCTATATACTTGCGTTTGATAAAGAGAAGGGACTGGGACTTACACCAGACCATATATTTAAAGGTACGACTAATAAATTTACTACGTTTGAAGGAATATCAACTGTTGAAGCAGACCATATTTTCCTTATCGGTGACATTACCAAAAAGGAAAAATTAATGAATGACTTAAAACAAAGCAATGTATGGAATAATCTCAATGCCGTTAAGAAAAGAAATGTTCATTTAATGGATGTGTCCGCTATTACTGGTGGCCCATTAGCTATCGAATACGCTTTACAA